One Thermodesulfobacteriota bacterium genomic region harbors:
- the hisH gene encoding imidazole glycerol phosphate synthase subunit HisH — MLIIVDYDSGNLRSVQKAFESLGAEAVVTRDPARVRDARALVLPGQGAFRDCMGKLESFGLAQPVRDRILAGVPFLGICVGYQLLFDESEEHGRTEGFGLLRGRVVRFPHELRDADQRLKVPHMGWNRLHKRRDVDVLAGVAEGDYVYFVHSYYPVPEDPGVVATTTAYGLEFASSVARDNLYACQFHPEKSQRVGLAILRAFWEKAQKGAAPCS, encoded by the coding sequence ATGCTGATCATCGTCGATTACGACTCCGGCAACCTGCGCAGCGTGCAGAAGGCCTTCGAGTCCCTGGGGGCCGAGGCCGTGGTGACGCGGGATCCGGCGCGGGTGCGCGACGCCCGGGCCCTGGTGCTCCCGGGCCAGGGGGCGTTTCGGGACTGCATGGGGAAGCTCGAGAGCTTCGGGCTGGCTCAGCCGGTGCGGGACCGCATCCTCGCCGGGGTGCCGTTTCTGGGCATTTGCGTGGGCTACCAGCTCCTCTTCGACGAGAGCGAGGAGCACGGGCGCACCGAGGGGTTCGGGCTCCTGCGGGGGCGGGTGGTGCGCTTCCCCCACGAACTGCGCGACGCAGACCAGCGCCTCAAGGTGCCCCACATGGGCTGGAACCGTCTCCACAAGCGGCGCGACGTGGACGTGCTCGCCGGGGTGGCCGAGGGGGACTACGTCTACTTCGTCCACTCCTACTATCCGGTGCCCGAGGACCCGGGGGTAGTGGCCACCACCACCGCCTACGGGCTGGAGTTCGCTTCCAGCGTGGCCCGGGACAACCTGTACGCCTGCCAGTTCCACCCGGAGAAGAGCCAGCGGGTGGGGCTCGCGATCCTGAGGGCCTTCTGGGAGAAGGCGCAGAAGGGAGCGGCGCCGTGCTCGTGA
- the hisA gene encoding 1-(5-phosphoribosyl)-5-[(5-phosphoribosylamino)methylideneamino]imidazole-4-carboxamide isomerase has translation MLVIPAIDLKGGRCVRLRQGRMEDDTVYGDDPAAVARRWAELGARRIHLVDLDGAFAGRPENLAAVRAVRRAVDVELELGGGIRDEATAERLFAEGLDYVILGTAALEEPALVGRVSTAHPGRVLVGIDARDGCVAVRGWAEVSRTRAVDLARTLAGQGAAGFVFTDIERDGMQTGVNREATAEFARHAGAPVIASGGVSDLADIERLLPLEADGVVGVITGRALYEGTLDLAQALAVVRRAAGP, from the coding sequence GTGCTCGTGATTCCCGCGATCGACTTGAAGGGGGGGCGCTGCGTGCGCCTGCGCCAGGGGCGGATGGAGGACGACACGGTCTACGGCGACGACCCGGCGGCGGTGGCCCGGCGCTGGGCGGAGCTCGGGGCGCGCCGCATCCACCTGGTGGATCTCGACGGGGCCTTCGCGGGCCGCCCGGAGAACCTGGCGGCCGTGCGGGCCGTGCGGCGGGCCGTGGATGTGGAGCTGGAGCTCGGGGGAGGCATTCGGGACGAGGCCACGGCGGAGCGGCTCTTCGCCGAGGGCCTCGACTACGTGATCCTGGGCACGGCCGCCCTGGAGGAGCCGGCGCTGGTGGGCCGCGTGTCGACGGCCCATCCGGGCAGGGTCCTGGTGGGCATCGACGCCCGGGATGGCTGCGTGGCGGTGCGCGGCTGGGCCGAAGTCTCCCGCACCCGGGCCGTGGACCTGGCCCGGACGCTCGCCGGCCAGGGCGCCGCCGGGTTCGTCTTCACCGACATCGAGCGCGACGGCATGCAAACCGGCGTGAATCGGGAAGCCACCGCGGAGTTCGCCCGCCACGCCGGAGCCCCCGTCATCGCTTCCGGCGGCGTCTCCGACCTCGCCGACATCGAACGCCTCCTCCCCCTGGAAGCCGACGGCGTCGTCGGCGTCATCACCGGACGCGCGCTTTACGAAGGAACACTGGATCTGGCCCAGGCTTTGGCGGTGGTGCGCAGAGCAGCGGGCCCATGA
- the hisF gene encoding imidazole glycerol phosphate synthase subunit HisF, whose protein sequence is MLAKRIIPCLDVNAGRVVKGTNFVNLRDAGDPVEVARIYDEQGADELTFLDITASSDERAIILDVVRATAERVFMPLTVGGGVREIADVRGLLLAGADKVSVNTAAVHRPEFVEEASRRFGSQCIVVAIDAKRRGPGPGEGWEVYTHGGRRPTGIDALEWARRMEALGAGEILLTSMDADGTKDGFDIPLTRAVSEAVEIPVIASGGAGNAEHMWEALTAGKADAALAASIFHFRELTIADVKRLLAARGVPVRL, encoded by the coding sequence ATGCTCGCCAAACGCATCATCCCCTGCCTCGACGTGAACGCCGGCCGCGTGGTCAAGGGCACGAATTTCGTCAACCTCCGGGACGCGGGCGACCCGGTGGAGGTGGCCCGCATCTACGACGAGCAGGGGGCCGACGAGCTTACCTTCCTCGACATCACGGCTTCCAGCGACGAGCGCGCCATCATCCTCGACGTGGTGCGGGCCACCGCCGAGCGGGTCTTCATGCCGCTGACCGTGGGAGGCGGGGTCCGGGAGATCGCCGACGTGCGGGGGCTCCTTTTGGCCGGTGCCGACAAGGTCTCGGTGAACACCGCCGCGGTGCACCGGCCCGAGTTCGTGGAGGAGGCCTCGCGCCGCTTCGGCTCCCAGTGCATCGTCGTGGCCATCGACGCCAAGAGGCGCGGCCCCGGCCCGGGGGAAGGGTGGGAGGTGTACACCCACGGGGGCCGGCGCCCCACCGGCATCGACGCCCTGGAGTGGGCCCGGCGCATGGAAGCCCTGGGGGCGGGCGAAATCCTGCTCACCAGCATGGACGCCGACGGCACCAAGGACGGCTTCGACATCCCGCTCACCCGGGCGGTGTCGGAAGCGGTGGAGATCCCCGTGATCGCCTCGGGGGGCGCCGGCAACGCCGAGCACATGTGGGAGGCCCTCACTGCCGGCAAGGCCGACGCCGCCCTGGCCGCGAGCATCTTCCACTTCCGTGAGCTCACCATCGCCGACGTCAAGCGCCTGCTGGCCGCCCGCGGCGTGCCCGTGAGGCTGTGA
- a CDS encoding phosphoribosyl-ATP diphosphatase — translation MPILDRIYHVILDRKANPQPDSYVCRLLGKGEDKILQKVGEEAVETILAAKSGDEDALVYELADLAFHCLVLLGARGIPPDRVARELERRFGTSGVAEKASRGGAGHREEDPSTG, via the coding sequence ATGCCCATCCTCGACCGCATCTACCACGTCATCCTCGACCGGAAGGCGAACCCCCAGCCCGACTCCTACGTGTGCCGGCTCCTGGGCAAGGGGGAGGACAAGATCCTCCAGAAGGTGGGGGAGGAGGCGGTGGAGACGATCCTGGCCGCCAAGTCCGGGGACGAGGACGCCCTGGTCTACGAGCTCGCCGACCTTGCCTTCCACTGCCTGGTGCTCCTGGGCGCCCGCGGCATTCCGCCCGACCGGGTCGCCCGGGAGCTGGAGCGCCGCTTCGGCACCTCGGGGGTGGCCGAGAAGGCGAGCCGCGGAGGTGCTGGCCACCGAGAAGAAGACCCCTCGACAGGATGA
- a CDS encoding cupin domain-containing protein has protein sequence MNIARVAQAASFSPEKASKVSLADGAHARVTLWCLESGQDIHPHAHAGDHVWVVEQGRGWFLRDGEEVPVEAGTVVFAPAGEVHGMRADTRLVFVSVSAG, from the coding sequence ATGAACATCGCCCGCGTCGCCCAAGCCGCTTCTTTTTCTCCGGAGAAGGCGTCCAAGGTTTCCCTGGCCGACGGGGCCCACGCCCGGGTCACCTTGTGGTGCCTGGAATCTGGGCAAGACATCCACCCCCACGCCCACGCGGGGGACCACGTGTGGGTCGTCGAACAGGGGCGCGGGTGGTTCCTGCGGGATGGGGAGGAGGTCCCGGTGGAGGCGGGCACCGTGGTCTTTGCCCCGGCCGGGGAGGTCCACGGCATGCGGGCGGATACCCGCCTGGTCTTCGTCTCGGTGAGCGCCGGCTGA
- a CDS encoding glutamate synthase, which produces MCRLCALVSSQYFSPMEAVQALETMKEGHDGSGLGLTLRDLGGEFEGIKEFPILSGITSERGYFELDDYMVAQGFRTKLLWDPSITLKPGMSIRRRDRYIVKAFDYPDRMKDRPWEEKAEFLTRTRVELRKMGEADDSIIVFSFWPDVVTLKEVGDPLEVGEFFGLDSKPIPAKIVFAQGRQNTNYAINLYACHPFFLQGMFTMTNGENTAFVPIREYLTSRGNPAYMGYNSDSEVFAHILHYTRRRLGYPLKYYKDVLTPLKDEEMERRKDRDALRLMKRSLRMLTIDGPNCVIGCDGDGTVFMVQDAKKLRPGVVGGVRGKVGLMSEVCGLASAVPGRDVDKDVFPMKYDLVSVRPGAEEIEVWNQRDGSTSTISLA; this is translated from the coding sequence ATGTGCCGACTGTGTGCCCTCGTTTCGTCGCAGTACTTCTCGCCCATGGAGGCGGTCCAGGCCCTGGAGACCATGAAGGAGGGCCACGACGGCTCGGGCCTGGGGTTGACGCTTCGGGACCTGGGGGGTGAGTTCGAAGGGATCAAGGAGTTCCCCATCCTCTCCGGCATCACCTCCGAGCGGGGCTACTTCGAGCTCGACGACTACATGGTAGCCCAGGGGTTCCGCACGAAGCTCTTGTGGGACCCCTCCATCACCCTCAAGCCGGGGATGAGCATCCGGCGGCGGGACCGCTACATCGTCAAGGCCTTCGACTACCCCGACCGGATGAAGGACAGGCCCTGGGAGGAGAAGGCCGAGTTTCTAACCCGCACCCGGGTGGAGCTTCGCAAGATGGGGGAGGCCGACGACTCCATCATCGTCTTCAGCTTCTGGCCCGACGTGGTGACCCTGAAGGAGGTGGGGGACCCCCTGGAGGTGGGCGAGTTCTTCGGCCTCGACTCAAAGCCCATCCCGGCCAAGATCGTCTTCGCCCAGGGGCGCCAGAACACCAACTACGCCATCAACCTCTACGCATGCCACCCCTTCTTCCTCCAGGGGATGTTCACCATGACCAACGGCGAGAACACGGCGTTCGTCCCCATCCGCGAGTACCTGACCAGCCGGGGCAACCCCGCCTACATGGGCTACAACTCCGACAGCGAGGTGTTCGCCCACATCCTGCACTACACCCGGCGCAGGCTCGGGTACCCCCTCAAGTATTACAAGGACGTGCTCACCCCCCTCAAGGACGAGGAGATGGAGCGGCGCAAGGACCGCGACGCCCTGCGGCTCATGAAGCGCAGCCTGCGGATGCTCACCATCGACGGCCCCAACTGCGTCATCGGCTGCGACGGGGACGGCACCGTGTTCATGGTGCAGGATGCCAAGAAGCTGCGGCCCGGGGTGGTGGGGGGGGTGCGCGGCAAGGTGGGACTCATGTCCGAGGTGTGCGGGCTGGCCTCGGCGGTGCCCGGCCGCGACGTGGACAAAGACGTGTTCCCGATGAAATACGACCTGGTGAGCGTGCGCCCCGGGGCGGAGGAGATCGAGGTATGGAATCAGCGGGACGGCTCGACGTCAACCATCAGCTTAGCCTAA
- a CDS encoding glutamate synthase-related protein — MESAGRLDVNHQLSLNDLPYIVRWDDPHCTRCGRCTSVCPVKAIEPGVFEKRVVESTGPAPLPTTVRKVVSGVRQVTDVKRRCIGCATCRLVCPNDAIAPEFNPANKFAWHVTQGGEPYKRGGRRNDPGTSTLDRLKFTRISMLTDPALDAGRHEFRVRTYLGRNLPPEALPLRIEGNDLVPDGTPFIPPVREIFPIRIGGMSVGALSPHMWEGLAQGVAYLNEVEKLPVVMCTGEGGMPPRLLKSPFLKYFILQIASGYFGWDEILRAVPDMQCDPAAIEIKYGQGAKPGDGGLLMASKVLKLIARIRGVPEFVDLASPPTHQTKYSIEEAVAKMITSMSLAFGFRVPVYPKISGTKTALAVLNNLARNPFAAALTIDGEDGGTGAAYNVSLDKMGHPIASNLRECYLTLVKLGKQNELPLFAAGGVGKHGNLVANAAALIMLGASGADCAKYVMQAAAGCLGDERNRCNICNTGKCPRGITTQDPKLYRRLDPDNVAQRVVDTFVAADRELKKIFAPMGRSTELPIGMSDGLSVDDPAVAQRLQIGYAC, encoded by the coding sequence ATGGAATCAGCGGGACGGCTCGACGTCAACCATCAGCTTAGCCTAAACGACCTTCCCTACATCGTCCGCTGGGACGACCCCCACTGCACCCGGTGCGGCCGGTGCACCTCGGTGTGCCCTGTGAAGGCCATCGAGCCCGGGGTCTTCGAGAAGCGGGTGGTGGAGTCCACGGGACCCGCCCCCTTGCCCACCACGGTGCGCAAGGTGGTGTCGGGCGTGCGCCAGGTCACCGACGTGAAGCGCCGGTGCATCGGCTGCGCTACCTGCCGGCTCGTGTGCCCCAACGACGCCATCGCGCCCGAGTTCAACCCGGCCAACAAGTTCGCGTGGCACGTGACCCAGGGGGGCGAGCCCTACAAGCGGGGCGGACGCCGCAACGACCCGGGCACCTCCACCCTGGACCGGCTCAAGTTCACCCGCATCTCGATGCTCACCGACCCGGCGCTGGACGCGGGCCGGCACGAGTTTCGGGTGCGCACCTATCTCGGCCGGAATCTGCCCCCCGAGGCCCTGCCCCTTCGGATCGAGGGCAACGACCTCGTCCCGGACGGCACGCCCTTCATCCCCCCCGTGCGGGAGATCTTCCCCATCCGCATCGGCGGCATGTCGGTGGGCGCCCTCTCCCCCCACATGTGGGAGGGGCTCGCCCAGGGTGTGGCGTATCTCAACGAGGTGGAGAAGCTCCCCGTGGTGATGTGCACGGGCGAGGGCGGCATGCCCCCCAGGCTCCTCAAGAGCCCGTTCCTCAAGTACTTCATACTCCAGATTGCCTCGGGCTACTTCGGGTGGGACGAGATCCTGCGGGCCGTGCCCGACATGCAGTGCGACCCCGCCGCCATCGAGATCAAGTACGGCCAGGGGGCGAAGCCCGGCGACGGCGGGCTCCTCATGGCCAGCAAGGTCTTGAAGCTCATCGCCCGCATCCGGGGGGTGCCGGAATTCGTCGACCTGGCGTCGCCGCCCACCCACCAGACCAAGTACTCCATCGAAGAAGCCGTGGCGAAGATGATCACCTCCATGTCCCTGGCGTTTGGTTTCCGGGTGCCCGTGTACCCCAAGATCTCCGGCACCAAGACGGCGCTCGCGGTGCTGAACAACCTGGCCCGCAACCCCTTTGCGGCGGCCCTGACCATCGACGGGGAGGACGGAGGCACGGGGGCCGCCTACAACGTGAGCCTCGACAAGATGGGCCACCCCATCGCCTCGAACCTGCGGGAGTGCTACCTGACGCTCGTGAAGCTCGGCAAGCAAAACGAGCTGCCGCTCTTTGCGGCCGGGGGCGTGGGCAAGCACGGCAACCTGGTCGCCAACGCCGCGGCGCTGATCATGCTGGGCGCCTCGGGAGCCGACTGCGCCAAGTACGTGATGCAGGCGGCCGCCGGCTGCCTGGGGGACGAGCGAAACCGCTGCAATATCTGCAACACGGGCAAGTGCCCCCGGGGCATCACCACCCAGGACCCCAAGCTCTACCGGCGGCTCGATCCCGACAACGTGGCTCAGCGGGTGGTGGACACCTTCGTGGCGGCCGACCGGGAGCTCAAGAAGATCTTCGCCCCCATGGGCCGCTCCACCGAGCTCCCCATCGGGATGTCCGACGGCCTGAGCGTGGACGACCCCGCGGTGGCCCAGCGCCTCCAGATCGGGTACGCGTGCTAG
- a CDS encoding FAD-dependent oxidoreductase: protein MIEIKGRVKGRRVSTKELDEQIQEAVRSGKRRLKVSADGQHGIGGRIWPQAESVKVRITGAPGQRVGGMGMAGTEIVVEGSASDDVGWLNTGATVTVLGDVGNGAHNAGAQGRLYVQGSGGARCDTLTKFNPRFEPIQSWYFRDVGDSFAEFKAGGVAVVCGVNPRNPDSILGYRPCAGMVGGTIYFRGPVQGVVEEDVRVGAVTDADWEWLTKHMKPFLKAVDRLSFYQSLTRSREDWRKIVALSPEEREQRARAGRPAMVAFRKNVWEKGVGGGGIFADYLETETTILPFVAQGEGRRQVPRWENDQYAPPCAGYCPTGIPTHQRTRLIREGREEEALDLVLQYSPFPGTVCGYVCPNLCMDYCSRQQFLKDPVDVSFLGRLSLERPAPRPAAARPEKIAVLGGGPGGMSAAYQLALQGYRVSLYEREERLGGKIYYCIPEERLPAEILQKEIDRFASLGVDVHTGVEVTREVYREIHRGHDVVLLATGCHSPRTIPFPGYEHVIPGIVFLKELNARNPMDLAGQSVVVIGAGNVGMDICVEAFNCGAARVTAVDIQKPASFGKEQKMAAARGTEILYPKFTDLYDREARTIRFKDGTSLPADTVIISIGETPELGYLPAGPAGVDLERGFVRVDSVGRTTDPKVFAIGDVAKPGLITNAIGAGLQVARYVHSLLSKTEYDEETKRIIPYERIKFQYYERSRQGDLSRTCAGEGGKCLSCASCRDCHLCEATCYWGAISRVELGGGEYEYAVDPDRCIGCGFCAGVCPCGIWAMYEA from the coding sequence ATGATCGAGATCAAAGGAAGGGTTAAGGGCCGCCGGGTCTCCACCAAGGAGCTCGACGAGCAGATCCAGGAGGCCGTGCGCAGCGGCAAGCGCCGCCTCAAGGTCTCGGCCGACGGCCAGCACGGCATCGGCGGCCGCATCTGGCCCCAGGCCGAGTCGGTGAAGGTGCGCATCACCGGGGCCCCGGGGCAGCGGGTGGGCGGCATGGGCATGGCGGGCACGGAGATCGTGGTGGAGGGCTCGGCTTCCGACGACGTGGGCTGGCTCAACACCGGCGCCACCGTCACGGTGCTGGGCGACGTGGGCAACGGCGCCCACAACGCCGGCGCCCAGGGCAGGCTCTACGTCCAGGGCAGCGGCGGCGCCCGCTGCGACACGCTGACCAAGTTCAACCCCCGGTTCGAGCCCATCCAGTCCTGGTACTTCCGGGACGTGGGCGACTCGTTTGCGGAGTTCAAGGCCGGGGGCGTGGCCGTGGTGTGCGGCGTCAACCCGCGAAACCCCGACAGCATCCTGGGCTACCGGCCCTGCGCCGGCATGGTGGGGGGCACCATCTACTTCCGGGGGCCGGTCCAGGGGGTGGTGGAAGAGGACGTGCGCGTCGGTGCAGTGACCGACGCCGACTGGGAATGGCTCACGAAGCACATGAAGCCGTTCCTCAAGGCCGTCGACCGGCTGAGCTTCTACCAGTCGCTGACCCGCAGCCGGGAGGATTGGCGAAAAATCGTGGCGCTCAGCCCCGAGGAGCGCGAGCAGCGCGCCCGCGCCGGGCGCCCCGCCATGGTAGCCTTCCGGAAGAACGTGTGGGAGAAGGGCGTGGGGGGCGGCGGGATCTTCGCCGACTACTTGGAGACCGAGACCACCATCCTGCCCTTCGTGGCCCAGGGTGAGGGGCGCCGCCAGGTTCCCCGGTGGGAGAACGACCAGTACGCGCCCCCCTGTGCGGGGTACTGCCCCACGGGCATCCCCACCCACCAGCGCACCCGCCTCATCCGGGAGGGCCGGGAGGAGGAGGCCCTGGACCTGGTCCTGCAGTATTCCCCCTTCCCCGGCACCGTGTGCGGCTACGTCTGCCCGAACCTCTGCATGGACTACTGCTCCCGGCAGCAGTTCCTCAAGGACCCGGTGGACGTCTCGTTCCTGGGGCGCCTGAGCCTGGAGCGGCCCGCCCCCCGTCCCGCGGCGGCCCGGCCGGAGAAGATTGCGGTGCTCGGCGGCGGCCCCGGGGGCATGTCCGCCGCCTACCAGCTCGCCCTCCAGGGGTACCGGGTGAGCCTGTACGAGCGGGAGGAGCGCCTGGGGGGGAAGATCTACTACTGCATCCCCGAGGAGCGCCTCCCGGCGGAGATCCTGCAAAAGGAGATCGACCGCTTCGCCTCCCTGGGGGTCGACGTCCACACGGGCGTGGAGGTGACCCGGGAGGTCTACCGGGAGATCCACCGCGGCCACGACGTGGTGCTGCTCGCCACCGGCTGCCACTCCCCGCGGACGATCCCCTTCCCCGGCTACGAGCACGTGATCCCGGGCATCGTCTTCTTGAAGGAGCTCAACGCCCGCAACCCCATGGACCTCGCGGGCCAGAGCGTGGTGGTGATCGGGGCGGGCAACGTGGGCATGGACATCTGCGTGGAGGCCTTCAACTGCGGCGCCGCCCGGGTGACCGCGGTGGACATCCAGAAGCCCGCTTCCTTCGGCAAGGAGCAGAAGATGGCCGCGGCCCGGGGGACGGAGATCCTCTACCCCAAATTTACCGACCTCTACGACCGGGAGGCCCGAACCATCCGCTTCAAGGACGGCACCTCCCTGCCCGCCGATACGGTCATCATCTCCATCGGGGAGACCCCCGAGCTCGGCTACCTCCCCGCGGGGCCCGCCGGGGTCGACCTGGAGCGGGGGTTCGTGCGGGTCGATTCCGTCGGCCGCACCACCGACCCCAAGGTCTTCGCCATCGGCGACGTGGCCAAGCCTGGCCTCATCACCAACGCCATCGGCGCCGGCTTGCAGGTGGCCCGGTATGTCCACTCCCTGCTCTCCAAGACCGAGTACGACGAGGAGACCAAGCGGATCATCCCCTACGAGCGGATCAAGTTTCAGTACTACGAGCGCTCCCGCCAGGGCGACCTCTCCCGCACCTGCGCCGGGGAGGGGGGCAAGTGCCTCTCCTGCGCAAGCTGCCGCGACTGCCACCTGTGCGAGGCCACCTGCTACTGGGGCGCGATCTCGCGCGTGGAGCTGGGGGGCGGGGAGTACGAGTACGCCGTGGACCCCGACCGGTGCATCGGCTGCGGCTTCTGCGCCGGCGTGTGCCCCTGCGGCATCTGGGCGATGTACGAGGCGTGA